A genomic window from Yoonia rosea includes:
- a CDS encoding dioxygenase family protein — MSKTRRTVLAQIAAFVGVLGFGTQARAATPTPAATEGPFYPTPSMRMADVDNDLVKVMGLVQEAGGEVIILNGRVLDTDGQPRAGVRVEIWQCDMNGKYLHDGDSRDVAYDAGFQGFGHDITDAQGQFRFRTIRPTVYPGRTPHIHAKVLDGSSELLTTQFYLADHPENARDRLFNRMSDSQKAQVTMIFTAGPDGPETTVDIVV, encoded by the coding sequence ATGTCAAAGACCCGCCGCACCGTTCTGGCCCAGATTGCCGCCTTTGTCGGCGTATTGGGTTTTGGCACGCAGGCCCGCGCAGCCACGCCCACACCCGCCGCCACAGAAGGGCCGTTCTATCCGACCCCGTCGATGCGTATGGCGGATGTGGACAACGATCTGGTCAAGGTGATGGGGCTGGTCCAAGAGGCAGGCGGCGAGGTGATCATCCTCAACGGGCGGGTGCTTGATACAGATGGGCAGCCGCGCGCGGGGGTGCGTGTCGAAATCTGGCAATGCGACATGAACGGCAAATACCTGCACGACGGCGACAGTCGTGATGTGGCCTATGATGCAGGCTTTCAAGGCTTTGGCCATGACATCACCGATGCCCAAGGGCAGTTTCGGTTTCGCACGATCAGGCCCACGGTGTACCCGGGCCGTACGCCGCACATCCATGCCAAAGTGCTGGATGGATCATCCGAATTGCTGACCACACAATTCTATCTGGCGGATCACCCCGAAAATGCGCGCGACCGATTGTTCAACCGCATGTCAGACTCGCAAAAGGCGCAGGTGACCATGATTTTCACCGCAGGGCCTGACGGGCCGGAAACAACGGTCGATATCGTCGTTTAA
- a CDS encoding ASKHA domain-containing protein, with product MSKDPLVIFTPSGKRGNFPVGTPVLTAARQLGVDLDSVCGGRGICSKCQITPSYGEFSKHGVTVADTALSEWNSVEQRYDDKRGLKKGRRLGCQATIQSDVVIDVPAESQVHKQVVRKRAEAREIIMNPSTKLYYVEVAEPDMHDPSGDLERLVAALRREWDLPALEADLGVLKTLQKALRKGEWKVTVAVHLGDAVFSPRIIQIWPGFYEGKLYGLAVDLGSTTIAAHLCDLQSGEVVASSGIMNPQIRFGEDLMSRVSYGMMNPTGSDEMTKAVREGMNALFVQIASEAGIDRNLIMDAVFVCNPVMHHLFLGIDAYELGQAPFALATSESISLRATELDLNLHPAARVYILPCIAGHVGADAAAVALSEAPDKSDDLVLVVDVGTNAEILLGNKEKVLACSSPTGPAFEGAQISSGQRAAPGAIEHVEIDPVTKLPRFQVIGSDIWSDEDGFDAAIAQTGITGICGSGIIEVIAEMRMAGIVDGPGLIGSAEQTGSPNCFQDGRTNSYLLYDGTENGGPRITVTNTDIRQIQMAKAALYSGARLLMDKFGVDKVDRVVLAGAFGAHISPKHAMVLGMIPDAPLDKVTSAGNAAGTGARIALLNTDARHEIEETVHNIHKIETAIEPRFQEHFVNASNIPNAVEPFPILNSIVAIPQVNHNTGGGGDAGRRRRRPR from the coding sequence ATGTCCAAAGATCCTCTTGTCATTTTCACCCCGTCCGGCAAACGCGGCAATTTCCCTGTCGGCACCCCTGTCCTGACAGCGGCGCGCCAGTTGGGCGTTGATCTTGATAGCGTTTGTGGCGGGCGCGGCATCTGTTCAAAGTGTCAGATCACTCCGTCCTATGGTGAATTTTCCAAACACGGCGTCACCGTGGCCGATACCGCATTGTCAGAATGGAACAGCGTCGAGCAACGCTATGACGACAAACGCGGTCTGAAGAAAGGGCGGCGTCTGGGCTGTCAGGCAACGATCCAAAGCGATGTCGTGATCGATGTGCCCGCCGAAAGCCAAGTGCACAAACAGGTCGTGCGCAAACGGGCCGAAGCGCGTGAAATCATCATGAACCCTTCGACCAAACTCTACTACGTCGAAGTGGCCGAACCGGACATGCACGACCCTTCGGGCGATCTGGAACGGCTGGTCGCCGCGCTGCGCCGCGAATGGGACCTGCCCGCGCTGGAAGCCGATCTCGGCGTGTTGAAAACCCTGCAAAAGGCGCTGCGCAAAGGGGAATGGAAAGTCACCGTCGCCGTGCATCTGGGCGATGCGGTTTTCAGCCCGCGCATTATCCAGATTTGGCCCGGGTTTTATGAGGGCAAGCTTTATGGGCTGGCCGTTGATCTGGGCTCGACCACCATTGCTGCCCACCTGTGTGATCTGCAATCCGGCGAGGTTGTGGCCTCATCCGGCATCATGAACCCGCAAATCCGTTTCGGCGAAGACCTGATGAGCCGCGTGAGTTACGGGATGATGAACCCCACCGGTTCCGACGAAATGACGAAGGCCGTGCGCGAGGGCATGAACGCCCTTTTCGTGCAAATCGCCTCCGAGGCAGGGATCGACCGCAATCTGATCATGGACGCGGTTTTTGTCTGCAACCCTGTGATGCATCACCTCTTTTTGGGCATCGACGCCTATGAGTTGGGGCAAGCCCCCTTCGCGCTGGCCACGTCTGAATCGATCTCTCTGCGCGCGACCGAGCTTGATCTGAACCTGCACCCGGCTGCGCGGGTCTATATCCTGCCCTGCATCGCGGGCCACGTCGGCGCAGATGCGGCAGCAGTCGCCCTGTCCGAGGCACCGGATAAATCCGACGATCTTGTGCTTGTGGTTGACGTGGGCACCAACGCGGAAATCCTTCTGGGGAACAAGGAAAAGGTCCTCGCCTGTTCCTCACCGACGGGTCCGGCCTTTGAGGGGGCGCAGATCAGTTCCGGCCAGCGCGCCGCCCCCGGCGCGATTGAACATGTCGAAATTGATCCGGTCACCAAACTACCCCGCTTTCAGGTCATCGGAAGCGATATCTGGTCGGATGAAGACGGGTTTGACGCGGCAATTGCGCAAACGGGCATTACGGGCATCTGCGGATCAGGTATCATCGAGGTGATCGCAGAAATGCGCATGGCTGGGATCGTCGATGGACCCGGACTAATCGGATCGGCCGAGCAAACCGGATCGCCCAACTGTTTTCAGGACGGGCGCACGAATTCCTACCTGCTTTATGATGGCACCGAAAATGGCGGGCCAAGGATTACGGTGACCAACACTGACATCCGCCAAATCCAGATGGCCAAAGCAGCGCTTTATTCGGGCGCGCGCCTGCTGATGGATAAATTCGGTGTGGACAAGGTGGACCGCGTGGTACTGGCAGGCGCGTTCGGCGCGCATATCAGCCCCAAACACGCGATGGTACTGGGGATGATCCCCGATGCGCCGCTGGACAAGGTGACAAGTGCGGGCAATGCCGCAGGCACCGGCGCGCGGATTGCGCTCTTGAATACCGATGCGCGCCACGAAATCGAAGAGACCGTGCACAATATCCACAAGATCGAAACCGCGATTGAACCGCGCTTCCAAGAGCATTTTGTGAATGCCTCAAACATCCCCAACGCGGTCGAGCCCTTTCCGATCCTCAACAGCATCGTGGCAATCCCGCAGGTCAATCATAACACAGGTGGCGGCGGTGACGCTGGCCGCAGACGGCGCCGGCCGCGTTAA
- the guaB gene encoding IMP dehydrogenase, producing MEIREALTFDDVLLVPGASSVLPSTADTRTRVTQSISMNIPLLSSAMDTVTESRMAIAMAQAGGIGVVHKNLNIEDQAKEIRRVKRFVSGTVYNPVTLRPDQTLADAKALMERYRITGFPVVGEGGKVVGIVTNRDMRFAQDDNTPVSVMMTTDNLAILREPADLDEARSLMQSRRIEKLLITDDKGKLTGLLTLKDSEQAVLNPIACKDGLGRLRVAAASGVGDAGFERTQALVEAGVDMIVIDTAHGHSEGVAKAVERAKMLSNEVQIVAGNIATAEAAKALIGSGADAVKVGIGPGSICTTRMVAGVGVPQLTAIMDCAAGAGDVPVIADGGIKFSGDFAKAIAAGASCAMVGSMIAGTDESPGEVILYQGRSFKSYRGMGSLGAMASGSADRYFQKEAASDKLVPEGIEGQVPYKGSAHAVVHQLVGGLRAAMGYTGCATIDEMRKNCTFVKITGAGLKESHVHDVQITRESPNYRIG from the coding sequence ATGGAGATTCGCGAGGCACTCACCTTTGATGATGTTCTGTTGGTGCCGGGGGCGTCCAGTGTGCTGCCGTCGACTGCGGACACGCGCACCCGCGTGACCCAATCCATCAGCATGAATATCCCGCTTTTGTCCAGCGCAATGGATACTGTGACCGAAAGCCGCATGGCAATTGCTATGGCGCAGGCCGGTGGCATCGGTGTGGTCCACAAGAACCTCAACATCGAGGATCAGGCCAAGGAAATCCGCAGGGTCAAGCGCTTTGTCTCTGGCACAGTCTACAACCCCGTCACCTTGCGCCCCGATCAAACCTTGGCCGATGCCAAGGCGCTGATGGAGCGTTACCGGATCACCGGTTTCCCCGTTGTCGGCGAGGGTGGCAAGGTTGTCGGCATCGTCACCAACCGTGACATGCGCTTTGCGCAAGATGACAACACACCTGTCAGCGTGATGATGACGACGGATAATCTGGCCATTCTGCGTGAACCCGCCGATCTGGACGAGGCGCGCTCCTTGATGCAATCGCGCCGGATCGAAAAACTGTTGATCACCGATGACAAGGGCAAGCTGACAGGCTTGTTGACACTTAAGGATAGCGAACAGGCGGTACTGAACCCGATAGCCTGCAAAGACGGATTGGGCCGTTTGCGTGTTGCTGCGGCCTCTGGCGTGGGCGATGCCGGGTTCGAGCGGACCCAGGCGCTTGTCGAAGCGGGCGTTGATATGATCGTGATTGATACCGCCCATGGCCATTCCGAGGGTGTCGCCAAGGCTGTTGAACGCGCCAAGATGCTGTCCAACGAGGTGCAGATCGTGGCCGGTAATATTGCAACGGCCGAGGCGGCCAAGGCGCTGATCGGTTCGGGGGCAGATGCGGTGAAGGTCGGTATCGGGCCGGGCTCGATCTGTACGACCCGCATGGTTGCGGGTGTCGGTGTTCCGCAGCTGACGGCGATCATGGATTGCGCGGCTGGTGCAGGCGATGTGCCTGTCATTGCCGATGGCGGTATCAAGTTTTCGGGCGATTTCGCCAAGGCGATTGCGGCAGGTGCGTCCTGCGCGATGGTCGGCTCAATGATCGCCGGTACCGATGAAAGCCCCGGTGAGGTGATCCTCTATCAAGGCCGGTCTTTCAAATCCTATCGCGGGATGGGGAGCCTTGGCGCAATGGCCAGCGGATCAGCCGACCGCTATTTCCAGAAAGAGGCAGCCAGCGATAAACTCGTGCCCGAGGGGATCGAGGGGCAGGTGCCTTACAAAGGTTCGGCCCATGCTGTTGTGCACCAACTTGTCGGCGGTCTGCGCGCGGCGATGGGCTATACCGGTTGTGCCACGATTGACGAGATGCGCAAGAATTGCACCTTCGTTAAGATCACCGGTGCGGGCCTGAAAGAAAGTCACGTCCATGATGTGCAGATTACCCGCGAAAGCCCGAATTACCGGATCGGATAG
- a CDS encoding RsmB/NOP family class I SAM-dependent RNA methyltransferase — protein MTPGARVAAAIAVLDQIQAGAVAEQALTAWARGSRFAGSKDRAAVRDHVFDVLRAKRSLGDGAGRELMQRLAQRESWPMTELFSGDGHAPDPLTAEEMAALDAPLTLSVPARCDLPDWLWPLWQESLGERAEAVAMVQQGRADVFLRVNMRKGSVTAAMDALAKDGVTVIAHPDVAGCLRVTGNPRRVKTAAAYLSGLVELQDAASQRAVRRVAVPDGARVLDYCAGGGGKALAFADLYEATVFAHDIAPQRMRDLPVRAARAGVTITPLATEALAKAGKFDVVFCDAPCTGSGTWRRTPDAKWRLGPEDLAHVMQSQDEVLNASAPLVADAGLLVYATCSILSDENSRRVRAFCQRNPDWHIIEEHQDLPDANGDGFYTCALRRR, from the coding sequence ATGACCCCCGGCGCACGTGTGGCCGCCGCAATTGCGGTGCTGGACCAAATTCAGGCGGGGGCTGTTGCCGAGCAGGCGCTGACAGCCTGGGCGCGGGGTAGCCGTTTTGCCGGATCCAAAGACCGCGCTGCGGTGCGCGATCATGTTTTTGACGTGCTGCGCGCGAAACGCTCGCTCGGTGATGGCGCTGGTCGGGAATTGATGCAGCGTCTTGCCCAGCGTGAAAGCTGGCCCATGACCGAGCTGTTTTCCGGCGATGGCCACGCGCCCGACCCGCTCACGGCTGAAGAAATGGCGGCGCTTGATGCGCCGCTGACGCTTTCTGTCCCGGCCCGCTGCGATCTGCCGGATTGGCTCTGGCCGCTGTGGCAGGAAAGCCTGGGTGAACGCGCCGAAGCGGTCGCAATGGTGCAGCAGGGCCGTGCCGACGTCTTCTTGCGCGTGAACATGCGCAAAGGATCGGTGACTGCGGCCATGGATGCGCTTGCCAAAGACGGTGTGACGGTCATTGCGCATCCTGATGTTGCAGGCTGTCTGCGTGTTACCGGCAATCCGCGCCGTGTCAAAACCGCGGCCGCCTATCTGTCAGGACTGGTGGAATTGCAGGACGCGGCATCGCAACGGGCCGTGCGCCGGGTTGCTGTGCCGGATGGTGCCCGCGTATTGGACTATTGCGCCGGTGGCGGCGGCAAGGCGCTGGCCTTTGCCGATCTATACGAGGCGACAGTATTTGCCCATGATATCGCCCCGCAGCGGATGCGCGATCTGCCCGTCCGTGCGGCGCGGGCCGGTGTGACGATTACGCCTCTCGCGACTGAGGCGCTTGCCAAGGCGGGGAAATTTGATGTCGTGTTTTGCGACGCACCTTGCACCGGAAGCGGGACGTGGCGGCGCACGCCGGATGCAAAATGGCGTTTGGGGCCTGAAGATCTGGCGCATGTCATGCAATCACAGGATGAAGTGCTTAACGCTTCAGCCCCGCTTGTCGCGGATGCTGGCCTGCTGGTTTATGCAACCTGCTCAATCCTGTCAGATGAAAACAGCCGCAGAGTTCGAGCCTTCTGCCAGCGCAATCCCGACTGGCATATCATTGAAGAGCATCAGGACCTTCCTGATGCAAACGGCGATGGCTTTTATACCTGCGCGCTGCGCAGAAGGTAA
- a CDS encoding ATP-binding response regulator has translation MPFDQSFTAERPKVPAGLPPVLHLFVAGCLCFAVAVLMPVPALYFGFAICGGILVVTAGFVGVALKLDQRAAHRLRAMAHTIIAHDTGIGFVTDGTGLIRYANAGAHDRFGATEGTGLAQVLGAMLANPYSVLSQIIAQAGPTGAKTEDIVTRGGHFRLRLLIMGEACQIWWLDDLSVAGRAGRARPQPATFPMLTVGPSGQVIQMNESFRKLVGPSFRTLEDVFDELPLRSGQPQVLRGLQGRKDVVLAITEGSDETRDIYVLPGAPISATPPMFEPGWDAIENLPVPLMKIAPDGVLLATNREARQLLNIGATRGRHVADVLDGPGRPINDWLGEALAGQAGHVSQFLHGRGDKQDTFVQVTLNTAGSPDDLHVIAVLNDITELKTLEAQFVQSQKMQAIGQLAGGVAHDFNNLLTAISGHCELLLCNHDEHDRDYSDLIQIHQNTNRAASLVGQLLAFSRKQTLQPEALDLRDTLSDLTHLLNRLVGEKVSLKLEHDNQLARIKADKRQLEQVLMNLVVNARDAMQGAGEIRVVTKNTHLKTALHRDRATVPPGDYVLVKVIDEGHGIPSDKLEKIFEPFVTTKRVGEGTGLGLSTAYGIVKQSGGYIFVDSEVGVGATFSLLFPSHTPTEEVAEPVAPVASLPIKTSADGVVLLVEDEAPVRAFAARALRLRGYTVLEADCAEAALELLENAELHIDIFVTDVIMPGQDGPTWVRKALLQRPQTRVVFVSGYPEDAFDDGQPEVLGAAFLPKPFSLKALTDTVQEQLQGSPTLEQA, from the coding sequence TTGCCTTTTGATCAGTCGTTTACGGCAGAGCGGCCCAAAGTGCCTGCCGGTCTGCCACCGGTCCTGCATCTTTTTGTAGCTGGATGTCTGTGTTTTGCCGTGGCCGTTTTGATGCCTGTGCCTGCACTTTATTTCGGCTTTGCGATCTGCGGGGGCATCTTGGTTGTGACTGCGGGTTTTGTTGGGGTCGCGCTCAAACTTGATCAGCGCGCGGCGCACCGGTTACGCGCAATGGCGCATACGATCATTGCCCATGACACGGGCATCGGATTTGTCACAGATGGTACAGGGCTTATTCGGTATGCGAATGCCGGTGCGCATGACCGCTTTGGTGCCACGGAAGGGACCGGGCTGGCGCAGGTTCTTGGGGCGATGTTGGCCAACCCGTACAGTGTGTTGTCGCAGATTATTGCACAGGCAGGGCCGACGGGCGCAAAGACAGAAGATATTGTCACGCGCGGCGGGCATTTCCGCTTGCGCCTCTTGATCATGGGCGAGGCTTGCCAGATCTGGTGGCTGGATGATCTCAGCGTTGCTGGACGGGCAGGGCGCGCGCGGCCGCAACCGGCGACTTTTCCGATGCTGACGGTGGGACCAAGTGGTCAAGTGATCCAGATGAACGAAAGTTTCCGCAAGTTGGTGGGGCCTTCGTTCCGTACGCTCGAGGATGTTTTTGATGAGCTGCCGCTGCGGTCTGGCCAACCCCAGGTCTTACGTGGATTGCAGGGGCGGAAAGACGTGGTGCTGGCGATCACGGAAGGCAGCGACGAGACGCGTGATATCTATGTCCTTCCCGGTGCGCCGATCTCGGCGACCCCGCCGATGTTCGAACCTGGCTGGGATGCCATTGAAAATCTCCCTGTGCCTTTGATGAAAATTGCGCCGGATGGGGTGCTGCTGGCTACGAACCGCGAGGCACGCCAGCTGTTGAATATCGGGGCGACACGCGGTCGACATGTGGCTGATGTGCTTGACGGGCCGGGGCGGCCCATCAACGACTGGCTTGGCGAAGCATTGGCCGGACAGGCGGGGCATGTATCACAGTTTCTGCATGGCCGTGGCGACAAACAGGACACCTTTGTTCAGGTCACACTGAACACGGCCGGTTCCCCCGATGACCTGCATGTGATCGCCGTGTTGAACGATATCACAGAGCTAAAGACGCTTGAGGCGCAATTCGTTCAAAGCCAGAAGATGCAGGCGATTGGCCAGCTTGCAGGTGGTGTGGCCCATGATTTCAACAATCTGCTGACTGCGATTTCGGGGCATTGTGAACTTTTGCTGTGCAACCACGATGAACATGACCGCGATTACAGCGATTTGATCCAGATCCACCAGAATACCAACCGCGCCGCGAGCCTTGTTGGACAACTGCTGGCGTTTTCGCGCAAACAGACCCTGCAACCCGAAGCGCTTGATTTGCGCGATACGCTGTCAGACCTGACGCATCTGTTGAACCGTCTTGTCGGAGAGAAAGTGTCGCTCAAGCTCGAGCATGACAATCAATTGGCGCGGATCAAGGCCGATAAACGGCAGCTCGAGCAGGTTTTGATGAACCTTGTGGTGAATGCCCGCGATGCGATGCAGGGTGCGGGTGAAATCCGTGTCGTGACGAAAAATACGCATCTCAAAACCGCGTTGCACCGCGACCGCGCCACTGTGCCGCCGGGCGATTATGTCTTGGTCAAAGTGATTGATGAAGGACATGGTATTCCGAGTGACAAGCTGGAAAAGATCTTTGAACCCTTCGTGACGACCAAACGGGTGGGTGAGGGAACCGGGCTTGGGTTATCCACGGCCTACGGAATCGTGAAACAGTCCGGCGGCTATATTTTTGTCGACAGCGAGGTCGGTGTCGGCGCGACGTTTTCACTGTTGTTCCCGAGCCATACACCAACGGAAGAAGTCGCAGAACCTGTGGCACCGGTTGCGAGCCTGCCCATCAAAACCAGCGCCGACGGCGTTGTGCTGCTGGTCGAGGACGAGGCACCGGTGCGCGCCTTTGCCGCCCGTGCCCTACGCTTGCGCGGCTATACCGTTCTGGAAGCGGATTGCGCCGAGGCCGCTTTGGAGCTTTTGGAAAATGCGGAGCTGCATATCGATATCTTTGTGACCGACGTCATCATGCCCGGTCAGGATGGCCCGACCTGGGTGCGCAAGGCGCTGCTGCAGCGCCCGCAAACGCGGGTTGTTTTCGTGTCTGGTTATCCCGAAGACGCTTTTGATGATGGCCAGCCAGAAGTGCTCGGGGCCGCATTCCTGCCCAAGCCGTTCTCGCTCAAGGCTTTGACCGACACTGTGCAGGAACAGCTTCAGGGGTCGCCAACATTGGAACAGGCCTGA
- a CDS encoding glucokinase, with translation MAHPADTYSLVADIGGTNTRVALADGRMIIDSTIRRYHNSEFPGLESVLRRYIEDEGGVDPVAACVAVAGPVRDGRATMTNLDWTIDKDTLARATKAETVAILNDLQAQGHALGHIDPANIRTILPGPDSSQNAAKLVIGVGTGFNAAPVYDLEHGRIVTPSESGHANLPIRNEMELRLCQFVSTAHGFPAVEDVLSGRGLERVYAFLGREAEDPRERSAQEIMTACADGSDTRAVEAAQLFTRILGTVCGNLSLIQLPFGGVYLAGGVARAFAPHLTQFGFGDAFRDKGRFAGFMGNFAVHVIEDDYAALTGSAAHLVAIGR, from the coding sequence ATGGCACATCCCGCAGATACCTATTCACTGGTTGCCGATATTGGCGGCACCAACACGCGTGTCGCCTTGGCCGATGGGCGCATGATCATCGACAGCACGATCCGGCGCTATCACAACAGTGAATTTCCCGGACTTGAAAGCGTGCTGCGTCGCTATATCGAAGACGAAGGCGGGGTTGACCCTGTTGCGGCCTGTGTTGCGGTGGCGGGGCCCGTGCGTGACGGGCGCGCCACGATGACGAACCTCGACTGGACAATTGACAAGGACACGCTGGCCCGCGCCACCAAAGCGGAAACCGTCGCAATTCTGAATGACTTGCAGGCGCAGGGTCATGCCTTGGGGCACATTGATCCGGCGAATATTCGTACCATCCTGCCGGGCCCTGACAGCAGCCAGAATGCGGCGAAACTGGTGATCGGTGTCGGCACCGGCTTTAACGCGGCACCGGTGTATGATTTGGAACACGGGCGCATCGTTACGCCCTCTGAAAGCGGCCATGCGAACCTGCCGATCCGCAACGAGATGGAGTTGCGGTTGTGTCAGTTTGTCTCCACTGCGCACGGGTTTCCTGCAGTTGAAGATGTCCTTTCCGGCCGCGGGCTTGAGCGTGTTTATGCATTCCTTGGACGTGAAGCCGAGGATCCGCGGGAACGCAGCGCACAAGAGATCATGACCGCCTGCGCCGACGGATCAGACACCCGTGCTGTCGAGGCCGCCCAGCTTTTCACGCGCATTCTTGGGACCGTTTGTGGCAACCTGTCATTGATCCAGCTGCCCTTTGGCGGGGTGTATCTGGCCGGTGGCGTGGCGCGCGCATTTGCACCGCATCTGACTCAATTCGGGTTTGGTGACGCGTTTCGCGACAAGGGCCGCTTTGCAGGCTTCATGGGTAACTTTGCAGTCCATGTGATCGAGGATGACTACGCCGCCCTGACCGGATCAGCGGCGCATCTGGTTGCAATCGGGCGATAA
- a CDS encoding GH1 family beta-glucosidase, translating into MDFKRSDFPQGFVFGAATAAYQIEGHKFGGAGPTHWDTFAAGPGNVVRGEDGALACDHYHRFAEDLDLLKDAGMDAYRFSTSWARVMPDGRTPNPAGLDFYDRLVDAMLERGLQPFQTLYHWELPSALADQGGWMNRDTCKYFGDFTDVITDRIGDRIHAIATINEPWCISYLSHFLGHHAPGLKDIRAAARAMHHINLAHGEAMTRLRGKGMKNCGIVLNFDHTDPKDDTPEAAQAAATMDAINNRWFIEAVTKGTYPEEALAGLSPHMPAGWQDDMAQISQPIDFLGVNYYTRHKVTRDDSMVWPHVASEEGPGAKTQMGWEIYPDGLQSFLTRLSQDYVGDLPIFVTENGMAWDDHLVNGGVSDPERTQFINDHILATKRAIDAGANVQGFFYWSLLDNYEWAFGYEKRFGIIHVDFETLKRTPKASYHALKSAIAR; encoded by the coding sequence ATGGACTTTAAACGCTCAGATTTCCCCCAAGGTTTCGTCTTTGGGGCGGCCACAGCCGCTTACCAGATCGAGGGCCATAAATTCGGCGGCGCGGGTCCGACCCATTGGGATACTTTTGCCGCAGGTCCGGGCAATGTGGTGCGGGGCGAGGATGGTGCGCTCGCTTGCGACCACTATCACCGTTTTGCCGAGGACCTTGATCTGCTGAAAGATGCGGGCATGGACGCTTACCGGTTTTCCACCTCTTGGGCGCGGGTGATGCCGGACGGGCGGACACCGAACCCTGCGGGTCTGGATTTCTATGATCGCTTGGTCGATGCCATGCTGGAACGCGGCTTGCAGCCGTTTCAGACGCTCTATCACTGGGAACTGCCCAGTGCCCTGGCCGATCAGGGTGGCTGGATGAACCGTGACACCTGCAAGTATTTCGGTGATTTCACAGATGTGATCACCGACCGGATCGGTGACCGTATCCATGCGATCGCCACGATCAACGAGCCGTGGTGTATCTCGTATCTGTCGCATTTTCTGGGCCATCACGCGCCGGGTCTGAAGGATATCCGCGCCGCAGCACGCGCGATGCACCACATCAATCTTGCCCATGGCGAGGCGATGACGCGCCTGCGCGGCAAGGGCATGAAGAACTGCGGGATCGTTCTTAACTTTGATCACACCGACCCCAAGGACGACACGCCAGAGGCCGCACAGGCCGCGGCCACGATGGACGCAATCAACAACCGCTGGTTCATCGAAGCCGTGACCAAAGGCACCTACCCCGAAGAGGCGCTTGCGGGTCTGTCCCCGCATATGCCGGCGGGCTGGCAGGACGACATGGCACAGATCAGCCAGCCAATCGATTTTCTGGGTGTGAACTATTACACCCGCCACAAGGTCACCCGTGATGACAGCATGGTTTGGCCCCATGTCGCATCCGAGGAAGGCCCAGGTGCCAAGACCCAGATGGGGTGGGAGATTTATCCGGACGGACTGCAATCTTTCCTGACGCGCCTATCGCAGGACTATGTCGGCGATCTGCCCATCTTTGTGACGGAAAACGGCATGGCCTGGGATGACCATCTTGTAAACGGTGGCGTGTCCGATCCCGAACGCACCCAATTCATCAATGATCACATCCTGGCAACAAAGCGCGCCATTGATGCAGGCGCGAATGTGCAGGGCTTCTTTTACTGGTCACTGCTGGACAATTACGAATGGGCCTTCGGCTATGAAAAGCGGTTTGGCATCATTCACGTGGATTTTGAGACCTTGAAGCGCACACCGAAAGCATCCTATCACGCGCTGAAATCCGCGATCGCGCGTTAA
- a CDS encoding substrate-binding domain-containing protein, producing the protein MNLKELSQNLGLSQTTVSRALNGYPEVSTATRRRVEEAARTFNYSPSTRAKGLATGKALAIGHVIPLSSKHEMVNPVFGDFIAGAGETYSRNGFEMILSIVADDDERRIYQGLKSRRAVDGVIVHGPVMDDPRIPLLHKLDLPFAVHGRASVNETPYAWLDMNNRNAFKRATDFLFDLGHQRIGLVNGLEFMDFAYRRRNGYVASLTEHCVTPDPNLMRSGEMTEDFGYVSARQMLALEDAPTAILCSSMISALGVRRAIEEKGLVMGSDVSVISHDDVLSYLKNGGDTPIFTATRSSVREAGRQLAQMLLDAIENPARPPQTKLLEAELVVGTSTGPAPRKD; encoded by the coding sequence ATGAATTTAAAAGAACTTTCTCAAAATCTGGGGCTTAGCCAAACAACCGTGAGCCGGGCATTGAACGGCTATCCCGAGGTGAGCACGGCCACGCGACGCCGGGTTGAAGAGGCCGCCCGCACTTTCAACTATAGCCCGTCAACGCGGGCCAAAGGGCTGGCGACGGGCAAAGCTCTGGCGATCGGCCATGTGATCCCGCTTTCCAGCAAACATGAGATGGTTAATCCGGTTTTTGGCGACTTTATCGCAGGAGCTGGCGAAACATATTCGCGTAACGGATTTGAAATGATCTTGTCCATTGTCGCCGACGACGACGAGCGCAGGATTTATCAAGGGCTCAAATCACGGCGCGCAGTTGATGGGGTGATTGTGCATGGTCCCGTCATGGATGATCCGCGGATCCCCCTCTTGCATAAACTTGATCTGCCCTTCGCCGTGCATGGCCGTGCTTCGGTCAACGAAACGCCATATGCGTGGCTCGATATGAACAACCGCAATGCGTTCAAACGCGCCACTGATTTCTTGTTCGATCTCGGACATCAGCGGATCGGTTTGGTAAACGGTCTGGAATTCATGGATTTCGCCTATCGGCGGCGCAACGGCTATGTTGCATCGCTGACTGAACATTGTGTGACACCCGATCCGAATTTGATGCGTTCGGGCGAAATGACCGAGGATTTCGGCTATGTCAGCGCACGGCAGATGCTTGCTCTTGAGGACGCGCCGACCGCCATTCTCTGCTCTTCGATGATCAGCGCCCTTGGCGTGCGCCGCGCGATTGAGGAAAAGGGGCTGGTGATGGGCAGCGATGTCTCGGTGATCAGCCATGACGACGTCTTGTCGTACCTCAAGAACGGGGGCGACACCCCGATTTTTACCGCCACACGGTCCTCGGTGCGCGAAGCAGGGCGCCAGTTGGCGCAAATGCTGCTTGACGCGATCGAGAACCCCGCGCGTCCACCACAAACCAAACTGCTAGAAGCGGAACTTGTTGTCGGAACATCAACCGGCCCTGCCCCGCGAAAGGACTGA